The following is a genomic window from Streptomyces lincolnensis.
GGCTGGTCTCCGTGCTGTTCGTGCTCAACACCGGGGCCGTGATGCTGTTCCAGGTGCGGATGGCGCGCGGGATCAGGGGACGCGCGTCGGCCACGCGCGCGGTGCGGCGGTCGGGGTGGGTGATGCTGGCGGCATGCGCGGTCTTCGCGCTGTCGGCGGGTGCCTCGCCGTGGGTGGCCGTGGCCGTTCTGACGGTGGGCGCGGTGCTTCAGGTGATCGCCGAGATGGGGCAGTCGGCGGGTTCCTGGCAGCTGTCCTTCGAGCTGGCGCCGGCCGAGCGGGTCGGCGAGTACCAGGGGTTCTTCGGCACCGGCGTGACCGTGGCCCGCACGCTGGGTCCGCTGGTGCTGACCTCGCTGGTGATGGGGTGGGGGACGCCCGGGTGGCTGCTGCTGGGCGTGGCGACGCTGGGAGCGTCGTACGCGATGGGCCCGGCGACGCGCCGGGCCGGCGAGCGGGTCGATCCCGGGCGGCCCGTGCCGGTGGGCTGACCGGTGGACGGCTCAGGCCGCCCGCGCCGGTGAAGCGGCCCGCACCGGGACGGAGTCCAGGAAGAGCGCCCCCGCCAGCAGGCCGGCGCTCCCCCGTGGGCTCCACGCGTGCGCGTGCAGGTCCGTGTCGAGGGCGTCCAGGGCCCGGCGGCCGGGCTCCGTCGCCGTACCGCCCGCCTCCAGGACCGCGCGGGCGCCCGTCTGGACCCGGCGCAGGCCGAGGGGGCCCGCGGTGTACAGGAGTTCGGTGTCCTGGAGGGTGGACATCACGGTGAGCAGGGCGTCGAGGCGGGCCTCGGCCTCCGTGGCGCCTGCCGAGCGGGCGGCGGTGAGCGCGTCCCACGCCCTCCGTACGTGCGGGAACCCGGCCCGTGCCTCGCCCCGCGCCCCGGCGGCGCCGTACCTGGCGGACACCGAGGAGCCGCGGGAGGGCCTGCGCGGGGCGCGCCGGTCGGGGTGCGCGGCGATCCGCTTGGCCGTCGCGGCGACGTCCCTCGGGGCCGCCCGCGGATCGAGCGCGGCGGCCGCGACGAGCAGGCCGAGCGCCCACAGGGCACCCCGGTGGCCGCCCCCGGCGAGGCCCACGGAGTGCTCGGTGCACCGGCCGATCGCGCCCAGTTCGGTGCGGAGCCGGGGCGTGGGCTCGCCGGTGCGACGGGCGGCGGCGGCCATGGCGGCGAGGCCGGGCGCCAGTGCCTTGGCCGACCAGCGCAGCGCACGGTGGTCCCTCCGGGTCGTACGGGCGTTCAGGTCGCGCGGATCCGGCAGGCCGGGCTTGGGAGCGAGCTCCAGTTGCCCGGTCAGCGCGTCCACGGCGGCCTGCGCCAGCGCGTCGTCCGCACGGCTTCTCACGGCTGGTTTCCCGTCATGGCCGGGACGTTAGGCGGGCCGGCCCTCAGGAACCTGAGCCGCAGCTGTGCGAGAGGTAGGAATGCTCCAGGCGCGCGTGCCCGGCGGGCTCGCGCGAAGCGTCACTACACCGCCATCAGCGGCGCGTCCTTCTTCCACTTGAGGATCTTGTCGAAACTGACCACCGCGCCGCGCCGGCCGGGTTTGTTGCCGATGTGGACGTGGTCGGCGAGCTCCTGGATGAGACCGAGGCCTCTGCCGTTCTCGTCGTCGTCGGCCGCGAAGCGGACCGGCTGGGGGACCTGGGGCGCTTGGGCGCGGGCGAACCCCGGGCCCGAGTCGGTGACTTCGATACGGCACTTCTCGCCGTCGAGGTAGGCGGTGACCCGGTACGCCTCCGACGGACCGCCCGGCCCGGAGGCCCCGCCGTGCTCGACGGCGTTCGCGCAGGCCTCGCTGAGGGCCACGGAGAGGTCGTAGGAGATGTCGGGATCGACTCCCGCGGTCTCCATGGTGCCGAGCAGCAGGCGCCGCGCGAGCGGCACGCTCGCGGCCTCACGCCGCAGATGGAGTGACCACCAGATGCTCATGCTCCAGCCTCCCGGCCGCGGCTCGACATACCGTTACGTATTGCCGCGCGTGCCCCGGTGTAAGCACATAGTTGACGTGATGCCGCCCATACGGGCGATGTGCCGGGGGTGCCGATCGGTGTACGTGGGGCACCACGTGGCAGAGGTGGCCTTCCGGCCGTACGGCCCGTACGTCATCTTGCGGACCTGCCGTATGGCGTCCATAAGGCCAGTGCGATGATTGGCCCGCCATGACTGCCCCCCACACGCGCTCCGGAGGAGATCTCCGGGTTCTGCGGGCCGCGGTGTTCGCCGCGGTCTGCGTCGTGCTGGCCGCGGCCGGTCATGCGCTCGCCTCCTGCGCCACCATTCCGCTGTGGACGCTCGGCGCGGGCTTCCTGGGGACCGTCCTGCTCGTGGTACCGCTCGCCGGGCGCACCCGCTCGCTGCCCGGCATCGCCGCCCTGCTCACGGTCGGACAGACCGCGCTGCACGTGGTGTTCGGGCTGGGGCAGCACGGTACGACGGCGGCCGCGGCCACGGGGTCGGCGGTCAGTACGGCGGCCGGTGCCGCCCCGGTGTCCGACGCCGCGCTGGTCGCGCAGGCCGCGCGGCTCATCTGCGGGACCACCGCGGCGGCCATCAGCCCCGCGCAGGCCCAGCGGATCCTCACCAACGCGCGGATCCGACCGATCAGCGGCACGGACGTAGGCGGCACGGGCATCGGCTCCGCGCACCACCCGGCGGACGCCATGTCCACCGCCGTGGGCTCCCCGCTGTCGGCTCTGCCGTCCCTGCCGATGCTGCTGGGACACCTCCTCGCGGCCGTCGCCACCGGCTGGCTGCTGCGGCGCGGGGACCTGGCCCTGCTGCGGCTCGTCGAACTGTCGGCCTACTCGGCGCATTCGGTCGCCGAGGGGGCGCTCGTACGGTCCCTGCGCGGAGCGCTCGCGCTGGTGCGCGCCCTGCGTGCCGGGCTGCCGGGCACGCCCGAGGCCGGTCCGCGGCCGCCGCGCACGGCCCTGCTCACGTCGCCGGCACCCCGTACCACCGCACTCCAGCACTCGGTGATCCGGCGCGGCCCGCCCGGCCCCGCCGCGCTCTCTCTCGCCGCCTGACGCGACACGACCCGCACCACTCCACCGCTGTGGAGAAGGGCCGCAGTCGCGCGGCACGCGCGTGTGCCCACGTCCCCGAATGATCGGTCCCACCGGCGCACGCGTACCCCTTCTCATCACCTGTACCGAAGTGGAGTGCTGTTCATGAAGGCCTCTCGACTCGCCGCCGCCGGCGCCGTCGCCGCAACCGCCGTCGTCGTCCTGTCCTCTCCCGCGTTCGCGCACGTCACCGTGCAGCCCGAGGGCGCCGCCGCCAAGGGCGGTTACGCCGTCGTCGACTTCAAGGTCCCCAACGAGCGCGACGACGCCTCGACCACCAAGCTGGAAGTCAACTTCCCGACCGACCACCCGCTCGCCTCCGTGATGCCGGAGCCGGTGCCGGGCTGGAAGATCGAGATCACCAAGTCCAAGCTGGCCAAGCCCGTGGAGGCGCACGGCAAGCAGCTCACCGAGGCCGTCACCAAGGTCACCTGGACCGCCGACGGCAAGGGCATCGAACCCGGCTACTTCGAGAAGTTCCCGGTCTCCGTCGGCGCGCTGCCCGAGGACACCGACACCCTCGTCTTCAAGGCCCTCCAGACGTACTCCAACAAGGAGGTCGTGCGCTGGATCGAGGAGCAGAAGAAGGGCGACGAGGAACCGGAGAACCCGGCCCCGGTCCTGGAACTGGCCGCCGCCTCCGAGGACGGCCACCACGGCTCCTCGGCGACCGACAAGGCCGCCGACCCCGCCTCCGCCGAGAACGCCTCCGCCTCGACCGCCGCCCCCGCCGACTCCAGTGACACCACCGCCCGCGTCCTGGGCGTGGTCGGCATCGTCGTCGGCGTCGTCGGGGTGGCCTACGGCGTGCTCGCCGGCCGTCGGCGCACTGCCGCCTGAGCCCCTTTCCGCTCCATGTGACGTGCACCGGGAAGCGCCCCCGGTGCACGTCGGAACACTGACATCCGGGACTTTTCTCTATGCGTAAGAAGACGTTCGCAGCGGCCGCACTCCTCGCCGCCGCCACCCTCACCCTCTCCGCCTGCGGAAGCGGCGGCGAGGACAGCGGCTCACCGGTCTCCGTGGTCTCCGAGGAGCCCGGCTCCGACAAGGCCGCCACGGTCCTCGACCAGCCGTTCGAGAAGCCGGACCTGGTCCTCACCGACACCCAGGGCAAGAAGTACGACCTCCGCGCGGCGACCAAGGGCAAGCCGACGCTGCTCTACTTCGGCTACACCCACTGCCCCGACATCTGCCCGACGACGATGAGCAACATCGCCGTCGCCAAGAAGCAGTTGCCCAAGGCCGAACAGGACGAACTCCAGGTCGTCTTCGTCACCACCGACCCGGCCCGCGACACCCCGGCCGAACTCGGCAAGTGGCTCAAGGGCATCGACCCGACGTTCGTCGGCCTCACCGGCAGCTTCGCCACCATCCAGTCCAGCGCCCGCACCCTCGGCATCTCCATCGAGCCGACGCACAAGGACAAGAACGGCAAGGTCGTCTCCATGCACGGCACCCAGGTCGTCGCCTTCTCCCCGAAGACCGACGCCGGGTACCTGCTCTACGGCGAGGAGGCCACGGTCGACGACTACACCAAGGACCTGCCCAAGATCGTCAAGGGGCGGACCCCGTGAGGCGTACGGCCGTCTCCGGCGTGCTGCTGACCGGGGCCCTGGTCCTCACCGGCTGTTCCGGCTCGGGCGACGGGGGCACCGACGGCGGGGGCATCTCCGTCTCCGGCGCCTACATGCCGCAGCCGGTGTCCGACATGGCCGCGGGCTTCCTCACGATCGCCAACGACAGCGGCACGGCGGACGCACTGACCTCGGTGACCAGCGACGACGGCCAGGTCACCATGCACGAGACGAACGGCGGCGCGATGGCGGAGGTGTCCCGCTTCTCCGTCCCGGCCCACGGTCGACTCGTGTTCAAGAGCGGCGCCAACCATCTGATGTTCGACAAGCTGAAGCACAAGCCGAAGCAGGGCCAGACGGTCACCGTCGAGCTCCACTTCTCCGAGTCCGACCCCGTCGTCGTGAAGATGCCGGTGAAGTCGGCGACGTACGTCCCGAAGACCGGACACTGAGGGAGGGACCACCGTGACCCAGACCATCGCCCCCCGCGTCCGGACCCTGGTGCTGCTGTTCCTGGCCACCACCGGACTGCTCCTCGCCACGGCCGGCCCGGCCTCCGCGCACGCCGCGCTGACCGGCAGCGATCCCCAGCAGGGGGTGGTGGTCGACAAGGCGCCCACCCAGGTCTCGCTGACCTTTTCCGAACAGGTCAGCCTGTCCGCGGACTCGCTGCGCGTGCTCGACCCCAAGGGCAAGGCCGTGCAGAACGGCACACCGACCAACCTGAGCGGCACTACGTACGCCGTGCGCCTGCACAGCGGCCTGCCCGACGGCACCTATACCGTCACCTACCACGTCGTCTCCGCGGACAGCCATCCCGTCGCGGGCGCCTACACCTTCTCCATCGGCGCGCCGTCCAAGACCAGCGTCGCGGTCTCCGACGAGACGGTCGGCGGCGGGCTCGTCGGCGGGCTCTACGGATTCGGCCGGTACATGTCGTACGCCGGTTTCGTCGTCCTGGTCGGCGGGGCCGCGTTCGTGCTGGCCTGCTGGCAGCGCGGGGCCGGTGTGCGGGCCGTGCAGCGGCTCGTCGTCTCCGGATGGGTCACGCTCACCTCGGCGACCCTCCTGCTGCTGCTCCTGCGCGGCTCCTACACCGGCAGCGGGAAGGTCGGCGACATCTTCGACCTCGACCTGCTCGGACAGGTGCTCCAGACCAAGACGGGCGCCGCGCTGGTGTCCCG
Proteins encoded in this region:
- a CDS encoding YcnI family protein; the encoded protein is MKASRLAAAGAVAATAVVVLSSPAFAHVTVQPEGAAAKGGYAVVDFKVPNERDDASTTKLEVNFPTDHPLASVMPEPVPGWKIEITKSKLAKPVEAHGKQLTEAVTKVTWTADGKGIEPGYFEKFPVSVGALPEDTDTLVFKALQTYSNKEVVRWIEEQKKGDEEPENPAPVLELAAASEDGHHGSSATDKAADPASAENASASTAAPADSSDTTARVLGVVGIVVGVVGVAYGVLAGRRRTAA
- a CDS encoding copper chaperone PCu(A)C, which produces MRRTAVSGVLLTGALVLTGCSGSGDGGTDGGGISVSGAYMPQPVSDMAAGFLTIANDSGTADALTSVTSDDGQVTMHETNGGAMAEVSRFSVPAHGRLVFKSGANHLMFDKLKHKPKQGQTVTVELHFSESDPVVVKMPVKSATYVPKTGH
- a CDS encoding ATP-binding protein, with protein sequence MSIWWSLHLRREAASVPLARRLLLGTMETAGVDPDISYDLSVALSEACANAVEHGGASGPGGPSEAYRVTAYLDGEKCRIEVTDSGPGFARAQAPQVPQPVRFAADDDENGRGLGLIQELADHVHIGNKPGRRGAVVSFDKILKWKKDAPLMAV
- a CDS encoding SCO family protein; amino-acid sequence: MRKKTFAAAALLAAATLTLSACGSGGEDSGSPVSVVSEEPGSDKAATVLDQPFEKPDLVLTDTQGKKYDLRAATKGKPTLLYFGYTHCPDICPTTMSNIAVAKKQLPKAEQDELQVVFVTTDPARDTPAELGKWLKGIDPTFVGLTGSFATIQSSARTLGISIEPTHKDKNGKVVSMHGTQVVAFSPKTDAGYLLYGEEATVDDYTKDLPKIVKGRTP
- a CDS encoding triphosphoribosyl-dephospho-CoA synthase, encoding MRSRADDALAQAAVDALTGQLELAPKPGLPDPRDLNARTTRRDHRALRWSAKALAPGLAAMAAAARRTGEPTPRLRTELGAIGRCTEHSVGLAGGGHRGALWALGLLVAAAALDPRAAPRDVAATAKRIAAHPDRRAPRRPSRGSSVSARYGAAGARGEARAGFPHVRRAWDALTAARSAGATEAEARLDALLTVMSTLQDTELLYTAGPLGLRRVQTGARAVLEAGGTATEPGRRALDALDTDLHAHAWSPRGSAGLLAGALFLDSVPVRAASPARAA